The following proteins come from a genomic window of Asterias amurensis chromosome 15, ASM3211899v1:
- the LOC139947979 gene encoding spliceosome RNA helicase DDX39B produces the protein MADNDVDQELLDYEEEEHDTTQEAAGDAPAQQVAKKDVKGTYVSIHSSGFRDFLLKPELLRAIVDCGFEHPSEVQHECIPQAILGMDVLCQAKSGMGKTAVFVLSTLQQLEPVEGQIGVLVMCHTRELAYQIKKEYDRFSKYMPAMKEKVAVFFGGLNIQKDIQKLKTDPPHIVVGTPGRLLALCRNKSLNLKNVKHFILDECDKMLEQLDMRKDVQEIFRTTPHEKQVMMFSATLSKEIRPVCKKFMQDPMEVYVDDETKLTLHGLMQYYVKLKDNEKNRKLFDLLDVLEFNQVVIFIRSVQRCVALCELLVEQNFPAISIHRLMPQATRLQNYKLFKNFEKRILVATNLFGRGMDIERVNIVFNYDMPENSDTYLHRVARAGRFGTKGLAITFVSDENDAKILNDVQDRFEVNITELPEEIDMASYIEPDRFQ, from the exons ATGGCTGATAATGATGTCGATCAAGAGCTTTTGGATTACGAAGAAGAGGAACACGACACCACCCAGGAGGCTGCTGGTGATGCCCCCGCGCAACAAGTAGCCAAGAAAGATGTGAAAGGAACCTACGTGTCCATACACAGCTCTGGATTCAGAGATTTCTTGTTGAAGCCAGAGTTGCTGCGGGCAATTGTTGACTGTGGTTTTGAACATCCATCTGAAG TTCAACATGAGTGCATTCCACAAGCTATCCTTGGTATGGATGTCCTTTGCCAGGCCAAGAGTGGTATGGGAAAGACGGCAGTCTTTGTTTTGTCAACTCTTCAACAGCTAGAGCCAGTAGAAGGACAG ATCGGTGTGTTGGTTATGTGCCACACTCGTGAGCTGGCCTACCAGATCAAGAAGGAGTACGACCGCTTCTCCAAGTACATGCCGGCCATGAAGGAGAAGGTAGCCGTGTTCTTTGGCGGTCTCAACATCCAGAAGGACATACAGAAGCTGAAGACGGATCCCCCTCACATCGTAGTCGGCACACCAGGACGTCTGTTGGCGCTCTGCCGTAACAAGTCGCTCAATCTCAAGAATGTCAAGCACTTCATCCTTGATGAATGCGACAAGATGCTGGAACAGCTAG ACATGAGAAAAGACGTCCAAGAGATCTTTCGCACCACCCCCCATGAGAAACAAGTCATGATGTTCAGCGCCACACTCAGCAAGGAAATCCGGCCAGTCTGCAAGAAGTTCATGCAAGAC CCAATGGAAGTGTACGTCGATGACGAGACTAAGCTAACTCTCCACGGTCTGATGCAATACTACGTCAAACTGAAGGACAACGAGAAGAACCGTAAGCTGTTTGATCTCCTCGATGTGCTAGAGTTCAACCAG GTTGTCATCTTCATCAGAAGTGTTCAACGCTGTGTTGCTCTGTGTGAACTCCTGGTGGAGCAGAACTTCCCTGCCATCAGTATCCATCGCTTGATGCCACAAGCCACAAG ATTGCAAAACTACAAGTTGTTCAAAAACTTTGAGAAGCGCATCTTGGTCGCTACCAACCTGTTCGGACGCGGTATGGACATAGAGAGAGTGAACATAGTGTTCAACTACGACATGCCTGAAAACTCCGACACCTACCTTCACAGG gtTGCCCGTGCTGGTCGCTTTGGCACCAAGGGTTTAGCCATCACCTTTGTCTCCGATGAGAATGATGCTAAAATTCTCAACGATGTTCAGGACAGATTTGAAGTCAACATCACTGAATTGCCCGAAGAAATCGACATGGCCTCTTACA TTGAACCTGACAGGTTCCAGTGA
- the LOC139947940 gene encoding uncharacterized protein — MSSIIGTIIHCVGSFLWFCSQPVYFIRYIFETNYELISVVFGGVYTCLECSGKVCYLLIYGLASMVEYILFSFMSTKEPLMIVVNSVIYLLKIIIRVPVFIVKALLYVPVLVTSLSNGIVELATLITNCYNVFLNSARGLLQTSKVVFEYFKTEGVVWYDYLETLSTQLLTIVQTLVGALAQLIYVLWDVLITLLATIEAAICDCEDALCSVFGNSATFIVNHVTKICKHLNQEIIIAFSSISDLFLTSLELASYMVIFAAVIILLVTVSVKVYLMYSNAVNSANSLMSFFRSSLLFGSGGDNMQQRHPAPPVRPERFAQEGNVSDAESDDSLMNNVRNRVLRRPQERHREEPGLHPSQSSQVNTQTRNNEEHRPGSSGEHSRTQTTRPYHSSTTNRLTDAAKLAKQLEEERDRLLCVVCQDKVKNILIFPCKHLCVCEDCVDGILNRGSKKCPLCRGRISSYLEVYA; from the coding sequence ATGTCGTCTATAATTGGAACAATTATTCACTGTGTCGGCAGTTTCCTGTGGTTTTGCAGCCAGCCAGTGTATTTCATCAGATACATCTTCGAGACAAACTACGAGCTCATATCTGTGGTGTTTGGTGGCGTTTATACCTGCTTAGAGTGTTCTGGAAAAGTATGCTACCTTCTGATTTATGGACTCGCGTCTATGGTGGAGTACATTTTATTCTCTTTTATGAGTACAAAAGAACCACTTATGATAGTCGTGAATTCCGTAATATACCTTTTGAAGATCATCATTCGAGTTCCTGTGTTCATCGTTAAGGCCCTTCTTTATGTTCCAGTGTTAGTTACGAGTCTGTCGAACGGCATTGTGGAGTTGGCTACTTTAATAACTAACTGCTACAATGTCTTTTTAAATTCAGCAAGAGGGCTTCTTCAAACGTCGAAGGTAGTGTTTGAATATTTCAAAACTGAAGGAGTAGTTTGGTATGATTACCTTGAAACATTAAGTACACAATTGCTGACAATTGTTCAGACCCTGGTTGGTGCTTTGGCTCAATTGATTTATGTTCTATGGGATGTGTTAATTACACTACTAGCTACTATTGAGGCTGCGATTTGCGATTGTGAAGATGCTTTGTGTAGCGTTTTTGGAAACTCAGCAACATTCATCGTGAACCATGTCACCAAAATATGTAAGCATCTCAATCAGGAAATAATCATTGCGTTTAGTTCCATTTCCGATTTATTTTTGACTTCCCTTGAGTTGGCGTCATACATGGTGATTTTTGCAGCGGTTATTATTCTTCTTGTCACCGTTTCCGTAAAAGTTTATTTAATGTACAGCAATGCAGTGAACTCCGCAAACAGTTTGATGAGTTTTTTCCGCAGTAGTTTATTATTCGGCAGTGGCGGGGACAACATGCAGCAGCGTCATCCAGCACCGCCTGTCAGACCTGAGAGATTTGCCCAGGAGGGGAATGTATCAGACGCGGAGAGTGACGACTCACTGATGAATAACGTTAGGAATAGAGTCTTGAGACGACCTCAAGAAAGGCATCGTGAGGAACCAGGGCTTCATCCTTCACAGTCGTCTCAAGTAAACACCCAGACTCGCAATAATGAGGAACATCGTCCAGGTTCTTCCGGTGAACATTCTCGGACGCAAACAACTCGACCGTATCACTCGTCAACAACAAATCGACTAACTGATGCAGCAAAACTTGCTAAACAGCTCGAAGAGGAACGCGATCGACTGCTTTGTGTTGTATGCCAAGACAAAGTTAAGAACATTTTGATTTTTCCATGTAAGCATCTCTGCGTTTGTGAAGATTGTGTCGATGGGATTTTAAATCGTGGTTCAAAGAAGTGTCCCTTGTGTAGAGGTCGGATCTCCAGCTACTTGGAAGTCTATGCATGA